One stretch of Ptiloglossa arizonensis isolate GNS036 chromosome 7, iyPtiAriz1_principal, whole genome shotgun sequence DNA includes these proteins:
- the Herc4 gene encoding HECT and RLD domain containing E3 ubiquitin ligase 4 isoform X2, whose amino-acid sequence MANWTKKRRLACEPAITLEYPLIKVTKDMFCWGSTIHGELGLGDIEDERILTPRMVDFKKAAEIEQIACGENYTIVITQDGQIYSCGNIDYGQLGHTKERKRLSLELIPGVDAFVFKKIACGAHHTLAVNEWGHLFSWGSNEEGQLGLNSKNIIECTPRMVKTLGTNVVVQVACGMKHALALTNNGELYSWGYNNEGQLGLGSDTEIEIKPKLVSSLVAVPIAFIACGGYHSIAISKSGSIFGWGQNTSGQLGLNDIRNRNVPSQLQTLQNAKVCYASCGKDFSVFLTLDGRVFTCGEGSYGQLGHGRDSKEILPRQVMELMGSTVTQISCGESHTLALVPSRGRVYAWGLGRSGQLGNGTILSAMIPKVVHGPWVSPNGVSTMDLDEESSLSETDYIVRHIFTGGNHCFATVVPRKDNIEPDDCRILGSSYQILRINEEQLMACQRVPSSPIDHDLMMYLETVFKSEACINGSFLLNNDNHYGCSSKQHGLDLDQASRSFGIIRELDNNAIQELIFTCISESLIPSFVSLSPSINYLESLRIYLILPLYHGFANPLNCNVLHKQFCKAVLTLKPKKLQVITKWWSNAPAHYFERLVRIHKSVVLEYVEQSKSNKEVSWDTTLQLVLDLLHLLNTLNYEGNIVPYATFHLPELVDFIDIRNDYTKWITEKESGSHQKVFCNYPFLLDAQAKTILLQTDQALQMESAMNVAQHYSPGGQMYSGPLILSALYSSNFVLLNVSRENIVADTLLVLSQYDSSDLKKPVRVKFHGEEAEDAGGVKKEFFMLLLKEILNPKYGMFKQYEETRIIWFTEDSYEDENMYFLIGVLCGLVIYNFIIIDLPFPLALFKKLLHEPVGLIDVKEISPILAKSMQSILDYEESNFEEVFCLYFEVVREVFGEKIIHELIPEGSKVPVTLKNKQQFVDLYVDYVLNKSVESHFQEFYKGFHKVCGGRVLELFHSYELMAVVVGNEDYDWEELERSTIYSEGYSKNDPTIILFWQVFRELTLEEKKKFLLYLTGCDRVPIQGMKAIRITIQPMPDERMLPVAHTCFNVLDLPRYQTRERLRYKLLQAIQQTHGFSLV is encoded by the exons atg GCAAACTGGACTAAAAAAAGACGTTTGGCTTGTGAGCCTGCTATAACATTGGAATATCCCTTAATCAAAGTAACTAAAGATATGTTCTGTTGGGGTAGTACTATACATGGGGAATTGGGTTTAGGTGATATAGAGGATGAACGGATTTTAACTCCTCGTATGGTAGATTTTAAAAAAGCTGCAGAAATTGAACAAA ttGCATGTGGTGAAAATTATACAATCGTTATTACCCAAGATGGTCAAATATATTCGTGTGGAAATATTGACTATGGGCAACTTGGACAtacaaaggaaagaaaaagattaA GCTTAGAGCTGATACCTGGTGTAGATgcatttgtatttaaaaaaatagctTGTGGAGCGCATCATACATTAGCAGTAAATGAATGGGGACATTTGTTTAGTTGGGGGTCTAATGAAGAAGGACAGCTAG GtttaaattctaaaaatattattgaatGTACACCGCGTATGGTGAAAACACTGGGTACAAATGTAGTTGTGCAAGTAGCTTGTGGTATGAAACATGCACTTGCGTTAACCAATAATGGTGAATTATATAGTTGGGGTTATAATAATGAAGGACAACTTGGTTTAGGTTCTGACactgaaattgaaataaaacctAAACTTGTAAGTAGTCTAGTTGCTGTCCCTATTGCTTTCATTGCTTGTGGAGGATATCACAGCATAGCTATATCAAAATCAG GTAGTATATTTGGTTGGGGCCAAAATACATCTGGTCAATTAGGGCTAAATGATATACGGAATAGAAATGTTCCATCTCAGTTACAAACTCTACAAAATGCAAAGGTGTGTTATGCATCATGTGGTAAAGACTTTTCTGTATTTTTAACATTG GATGGTAGAGTATTCACTTGTGGTGAAGGATCGTATGGTCAGTTAGGACATGGAAGAgattcaaaagaaattttgccacGTCAAGTTATGGAACTTATGGGTAGTACAGTTACACAG atcTCATGTGGAGAAAGTCATACATTGGCATTAGTGCCATCACGGGGTAGAGTTTATGCATGGGGTTTGGGTCGGTCAGGACAATTGGGTAATGGTACTATACTTAGTGCAATGATTCCAAAAGTGGTACATGGACCATGGGTTTCACCTAATGGTGTTTCAACAATGGATCTTGATGAAGAGTCTAGTCTTTCCGAAACAGACTATATAGTTAGACATATTTTTACTGGTGGAAATCATTGTTTTGCAACTGTAGTTCCTCGGAAA GATAATATAGAACCAGACGACTGTAGAATACTAGGATCGTCTTATCAAATTCTTAGAATAAATGAAGAACAATTGATGGCATGTCAAAGAGTTCCAAGTTCACCCATTGATCATGACCTTATGAT GTATTTAGAGACAGTATTTAAAAGTGAAGCTTGTATAAATGGATCATTTTTACTTAATAATGATAATCACTATGGATGTTCAAGTAAACAACATGGACTGGATCTTGATCAAGCTAGTAGATCATTCGGAATTATTAGAGAATTGGACAATAACGCAATTCAAGAACTG atatttacTTGTATATCAGAGAGCTTGATTCCTTCCTTTGTTAGTTTATCACCTAGCATAAATTATCTAGAGTCATTAAGAATCTACTTAATATTACCTTTGTATCATGGTTTTGCAAATCCACTTAATTGCAATGTATTACATAAACAATTCTGCAAAGCTGTTTTAACATTAAAACCAAAGAAACTTCAAGTTATAACTAAATGGTGGAGTAATGCGCCAGCGCATTATTTTGAAAGATTGGTTAGAATTCATAAATCAGTCGTTCTTGAATATGTAGAACAATCCAAATCAAATAAG GAGGTATCATGGgacacgacacttcaacttgtCTTGGATCTACtacatttattaaatacattaaactATGAAGGAAACATAGTACCTTACGCTACGTTTCACTTACCAGAATTGGTAGATTTTATAGACATTAGAAATGATTACACAAAGTGGATTACAGAAAAGGAATCTGGTTCT cACCAGAAGGTATTCTGTAATTATCCTTTTCTTCTTGATGCTCAAGCAAAGACGATATTGCTTCAAACGGACCAAGCTCTTCAG ATGGAGTCAGCAATGAATGTGGCTCAACATTATTCTCCTGGAGGACAAATGTATAGTGGTCCATTAATTCTAAGCGCGCTTTATAGTTCTAACTTTGTACTATTAAACGTTTCACGTGAAAATATAGTTGCAGACACTTTATTAGTATTGTCCCAATATGATTCTAGTGATCTAAAAAAACCTGTTCGA GTAAAATTTCATGGTGAAGAAGCAGAAGATGCAGGCGgagttaaaaaagaattttttatgcttttattaaaagaaatactTAACCCTAAGTATGGTATGTTTAAGCAATATGAAGAAACCAGAATTATTTGGTTCACTGAAGATAGTTATGAGGATGAAAACATGTATTTTCTAATTGGTGTCCTTTGTGGACttgttatttacaattttattattattgatttacCATTTCCATTAGCACTATTCAAAAAGTTATTACACGAACCAGTTGGACTAATCGATGTTAAAGAAATATCACCAATACTCGCTAA aaGCATGCAAAGTATACTTGATTATGAGGAATCAAACTTTGAGGAagttttttgtttatattttgaaGTTGTTAGAGAAGTATTTGGCGAGAAAATAATACACGAATTAATACCGGAAGGTAGTAAAGTTCCTGTTACGTTGAAAAATAA GCAGCAATTTGTTGACTTGTATGTAGATTATGTACTGAACAAATCTGTGGAATctcattttcaagaattttacaAAGGTTTTCATAAAGTTTGTGGTGGACGAGTATTGGAGTTATTTCATAGTTACGAATTAATGGCAGTAGTAGTAGGAAATGAAGATTATGATTGGGAGGAGTTAGAAAGAAGTACAATATATAGTGAAGGATATTCAAAAAATGATCCTACTATTATACTATTTTGGCAAGTATTTCGTGAACTGACtttggaggagaagaagaagtttttattgtatttaactGGATGCGATAGAGTACCGATACAAGGCATGAAAGCAATCAGG ATTACAATACAACCGATGCCGGATGAACGTATGTTGCCCGTCGCCCACACATGCTTTAATGTCCTTGATCTTCCACGATATCAAACCCGAGAAAGATTACGATATAAGTTACTACAAGCTATTCAACAAACCCATGGTTTCTCGTTAGTCTGA
- the Herc4 gene encoding HECT and RLD domain containing E3 ubiquitin ligase 4 isoform X1 — translation MNIESTRHANWTKKRRLACEPAITLEYPLIKVTKDMFCWGSTIHGELGLGDIEDERILTPRMVDFKKAAEIEQIACGENYTIVITQDGQIYSCGNIDYGQLGHTKERKRLSLELIPGVDAFVFKKIACGAHHTLAVNEWGHLFSWGSNEEGQLGLNSKNIIECTPRMVKTLGTNVVVQVACGMKHALALTNNGELYSWGYNNEGQLGLGSDTEIEIKPKLVSSLVAVPIAFIACGGYHSIAISKSGSIFGWGQNTSGQLGLNDIRNRNVPSQLQTLQNAKVCYASCGKDFSVFLTLDGRVFTCGEGSYGQLGHGRDSKEILPRQVMELMGSTVTQISCGESHTLALVPSRGRVYAWGLGRSGQLGNGTILSAMIPKVVHGPWVSPNGVSTMDLDEESSLSETDYIVRHIFTGGNHCFATVVPRKDNIEPDDCRILGSSYQILRINEEQLMACQRVPSSPIDHDLMMYLETVFKSEACINGSFLLNNDNHYGCSSKQHGLDLDQASRSFGIIRELDNNAIQELIFTCISESLIPSFVSLSPSINYLESLRIYLILPLYHGFANPLNCNVLHKQFCKAVLTLKPKKLQVITKWWSNAPAHYFERLVRIHKSVVLEYVEQSKSNKEVSWDTTLQLVLDLLHLLNTLNYEGNIVPYATFHLPELVDFIDIRNDYTKWITEKESGSHQKVFCNYPFLLDAQAKTILLQTDQALQMESAMNVAQHYSPGGQMYSGPLILSALYSSNFVLLNVSRENIVADTLLVLSQYDSSDLKKPVRVKFHGEEAEDAGGVKKEFFMLLLKEILNPKYGMFKQYEETRIIWFTEDSYEDENMYFLIGVLCGLVIYNFIIIDLPFPLALFKKLLHEPVGLIDVKEISPILAKSMQSILDYEESNFEEVFCLYFEVVREVFGEKIIHELIPEGSKVPVTLKNKQQFVDLYVDYVLNKSVESHFQEFYKGFHKVCGGRVLELFHSYELMAVVVGNEDYDWEELERSTIYSEGYSKNDPTIILFWQVFRELTLEEKKKFLLYLTGCDRVPIQGMKAIRITIQPMPDERMLPVAHTCFNVLDLPRYQTRERLRYKLLQAIQQTHGFSLV, via the exons ATGAACATTGAATCTACAAGACAT GCAAACTGGACTAAAAAAAGACGTTTGGCTTGTGAGCCTGCTATAACATTGGAATATCCCTTAATCAAAGTAACTAAAGATATGTTCTGTTGGGGTAGTACTATACATGGGGAATTGGGTTTAGGTGATATAGAGGATGAACGGATTTTAACTCCTCGTATGGTAGATTTTAAAAAAGCTGCAGAAATTGAACAAA ttGCATGTGGTGAAAATTATACAATCGTTATTACCCAAGATGGTCAAATATATTCGTGTGGAAATATTGACTATGGGCAACTTGGACAtacaaaggaaagaaaaagattaA GCTTAGAGCTGATACCTGGTGTAGATgcatttgtatttaaaaaaatagctTGTGGAGCGCATCATACATTAGCAGTAAATGAATGGGGACATTTGTTTAGTTGGGGGTCTAATGAAGAAGGACAGCTAG GtttaaattctaaaaatattattgaatGTACACCGCGTATGGTGAAAACACTGGGTACAAATGTAGTTGTGCAAGTAGCTTGTGGTATGAAACATGCACTTGCGTTAACCAATAATGGTGAATTATATAGTTGGGGTTATAATAATGAAGGACAACTTGGTTTAGGTTCTGACactgaaattgaaataaaacctAAACTTGTAAGTAGTCTAGTTGCTGTCCCTATTGCTTTCATTGCTTGTGGAGGATATCACAGCATAGCTATATCAAAATCAG GTAGTATATTTGGTTGGGGCCAAAATACATCTGGTCAATTAGGGCTAAATGATATACGGAATAGAAATGTTCCATCTCAGTTACAAACTCTACAAAATGCAAAGGTGTGTTATGCATCATGTGGTAAAGACTTTTCTGTATTTTTAACATTG GATGGTAGAGTATTCACTTGTGGTGAAGGATCGTATGGTCAGTTAGGACATGGAAGAgattcaaaagaaattttgccacGTCAAGTTATGGAACTTATGGGTAGTACAGTTACACAG atcTCATGTGGAGAAAGTCATACATTGGCATTAGTGCCATCACGGGGTAGAGTTTATGCATGGGGTTTGGGTCGGTCAGGACAATTGGGTAATGGTACTATACTTAGTGCAATGATTCCAAAAGTGGTACATGGACCATGGGTTTCACCTAATGGTGTTTCAACAATGGATCTTGATGAAGAGTCTAGTCTTTCCGAAACAGACTATATAGTTAGACATATTTTTACTGGTGGAAATCATTGTTTTGCAACTGTAGTTCCTCGGAAA GATAATATAGAACCAGACGACTGTAGAATACTAGGATCGTCTTATCAAATTCTTAGAATAAATGAAGAACAATTGATGGCATGTCAAAGAGTTCCAAGTTCACCCATTGATCATGACCTTATGAT GTATTTAGAGACAGTATTTAAAAGTGAAGCTTGTATAAATGGATCATTTTTACTTAATAATGATAATCACTATGGATGTTCAAGTAAACAACATGGACTGGATCTTGATCAAGCTAGTAGATCATTCGGAATTATTAGAGAATTGGACAATAACGCAATTCAAGAACTG atatttacTTGTATATCAGAGAGCTTGATTCCTTCCTTTGTTAGTTTATCACCTAGCATAAATTATCTAGAGTCATTAAGAATCTACTTAATATTACCTTTGTATCATGGTTTTGCAAATCCACTTAATTGCAATGTATTACATAAACAATTCTGCAAAGCTGTTTTAACATTAAAACCAAAGAAACTTCAAGTTATAACTAAATGGTGGAGTAATGCGCCAGCGCATTATTTTGAAAGATTGGTTAGAATTCATAAATCAGTCGTTCTTGAATATGTAGAACAATCCAAATCAAATAAG GAGGTATCATGGgacacgacacttcaacttgtCTTGGATCTACtacatttattaaatacattaaactATGAAGGAAACATAGTACCTTACGCTACGTTTCACTTACCAGAATTGGTAGATTTTATAGACATTAGAAATGATTACACAAAGTGGATTACAGAAAAGGAATCTGGTTCT cACCAGAAGGTATTCTGTAATTATCCTTTTCTTCTTGATGCTCAAGCAAAGACGATATTGCTTCAAACGGACCAAGCTCTTCAG ATGGAGTCAGCAATGAATGTGGCTCAACATTATTCTCCTGGAGGACAAATGTATAGTGGTCCATTAATTCTAAGCGCGCTTTATAGTTCTAACTTTGTACTATTAAACGTTTCACGTGAAAATATAGTTGCAGACACTTTATTAGTATTGTCCCAATATGATTCTAGTGATCTAAAAAAACCTGTTCGA GTAAAATTTCATGGTGAAGAAGCAGAAGATGCAGGCGgagttaaaaaagaattttttatgcttttattaaaagaaatactTAACCCTAAGTATGGTATGTTTAAGCAATATGAAGAAACCAGAATTATTTGGTTCACTGAAGATAGTTATGAGGATGAAAACATGTATTTTCTAATTGGTGTCCTTTGTGGACttgttatttacaattttattattattgatttacCATTTCCATTAGCACTATTCAAAAAGTTATTACACGAACCAGTTGGACTAATCGATGTTAAAGAAATATCACCAATACTCGCTAA aaGCATGCAAAGTATACTTGATTATGAGGAATCAAACTTTGAGGAagttttttgtttatattttgaaGTTGTTAGAGAAGTATTTGGCGAGAAAATAATACACGAATTAATACCGGAAGGTAGTAAAGTTCCTGTTACGTTGAAAAATAA GCAGCAATTTGTTGACTTGTATGTAGATTATGTACTGAACAAATCTGTGGAATctcattttcaagaattttacaAAGGTTTTCATAAAGTTTGTGGTGGACGAGTATTGGAGTTATTTCATAGTTACGAATTAATGGCAGTAGTAGTAGGAAATGAAGATTATGATTGGGAGGAGTTAGAAAGAAGTACAATATATAGTGAAGGATATTCAAAAAATGATCCTACTATTATACTATTTTGGCAAGTATTTCGTGAACTGACtttggaggagaagaagaagtttttattgtatttaactGGATGCGATAGAGTACCGATACAAGGCATGAAAGCAATCAGG ATTACAATACAACCGATGCCGGATGAACGTATGTTGCCCGTCGCCCACACATGCTTTAATGTCCTTGATCTTCCACGATATCAAACCCGAGAAAGATTACGATATAAGTTACTACAAGCTATTCAACAAACCCATGGTTTCTCGTTAGTCTGA
- the Herc4 gene encoding HECT and RLD domain containing E3 ubiquitin ligase 4 isoform X3 produces MNIESTRHANWTKKRRLACEPAITLEYPLIKVTKDMFCWGSTIHGELGLGDIEDERILTPRMVDFKKAAEIEQIACGENYTIVITQDGQIYSCGNIDYGQLGHTKERKRLSLELIPGVDAFVFKKIACGAHHTLAVNEWGHLFSWGSNEEGQLGLNSKNIIECTPRMVKTLGTNVVVQVACGMKHALALTNNGELYSWGYNNEGQLGLGSDTEIEIKPKLVSSLVAVPIAFIACGGYHSIAISKSGSIFGWGQNTSGQLGLNDIRNRNVPSQLQTLQNAKDGRVFTCGEGSYGQLGHGRDSKEILPRQVMELMGSTVTQISCGESHTLALVPSRGRVYAWGLGRSGQLGNGTILSAMIPKVVHGPWVSPNGVSTMDLDEESSLSETDYIVRHIFTGGNHCFATVVPRKDNIEPDDCRILGSSYQILRINEEQLMACQRVPSSPIDHDLMMYLETVFKSEACINGSFLLNNDNHYGCSSKQHGLDLDQASRSFGIIRELDNNAIQELIFTCISESLIPSFVSLSPSINYLESLRIYLILPLYHGFANPLNCNVLHKQFCKAVLTLKPKKLQVITKWWSNAPAHYFERLVRIHKSVVLEYVEQSKSNKEVSWDTTLQLVLDLLHLLNTLNYEGNIVPYATFHLPELVDFIDIRNDYTKWITEKESGSHQKVFCNYPFLLDAQAKTILLQTDQALQMESAMNVAQHYSPGGQMYSGPLILSALYSSNFVLLNVSRENIVADTLLVLSQYDSSDLKKPVRVKFHGEEAEDAGGVKKEFFMLLLKEILNPKYGMFKQYEETRIIWFTEDSYEDENMYFLIGVLCGLVIYNFIIIDLPFPLALFKKLLHEPVGLIDVKEISPILAKSMQSILDYEESNFEEVFCLYFEVVREVFGEKIIHELIPEGSKVPVTLKNKQQFVDLYVDYVLNKSVESHFQEFYKGFHKVCGGRVLELFHSYELMAVVVGNEDYDWEELERSTIYSEGYSKNDPTIILFWQVFRELTLEEKKKFLLYLTGCDRVPIQGMKAIRITIQPMPDERMLPVAHTCFNVLDLPRYQTRERLRYKLLQAIQQTHGFSLV; encoded by the exons ATGAACATTGAATCTACAAGACAT GCAAACTGGACTAAAAAAAGACGTTTGGCTTGTGAGCCTGCTATAACATTGGAATATCCCTTAATCAAAGTAACTAAAGATATGTTCTGTTGGGGTAGTACTATACATGGGGAATTGGGTTTAGGTGATATAGAGGATGAACGGATTTTAACTCCTCGTATGGTAGATTTTAAAAAAGCTGCAGAAATTGAACAAA ttGCATGTGGTGAAAATTATACAATCGTTATTACCCAAGATGGTCAAATATATTCGTGTGGAAATATTGACTATGGGCAACTTGGACAtacaaaggaaagaaaaagattaA GCTTAGAGCTGATACCTGGTGTAGATgcatttgtatttaaaaaaatagctTGTGGAGCGCATCATACATTAGCAGTAAATGAATGGGGACATTTGTTTAGTTGGGGGTCTAATGAAGAAGGACAGCTAG GtttaaattctaaaaatattattgaatGTACACCGCGTATGGTGAAAACACTGGGTACAAATGTAGTTGTGCAAGTAGCTTGTGGTATGAAACATGCACTTGCGTTAACCAATAATGGTGAATTATATAGTTGGGGTTATAATAATGAAGGACAACTTGGTTTAGGTTCTGACactgaaattgaaataaaacctAAACTTGTAAGTAGTCTAGTTGCTGTCCCTATTGCTTTCATTGCTTGTGGAGGATATCACAGCATAGCTATATCAAAATCAG GTAGTATATTTGGTTGGGGCCAAAATACATCTGGTCAATTAGGGCTAAATGATATACGGAATAGAAATGTTCCATCTCAGTTACAAACTCTACAAAATGCAAAG GATGGTAGAGTATTCACTTGTGGTGAAGGATCGTATGGTCAGTTAGGACATGGAAGAgattcaaaagaaattttgccacGTCAAGTTATGGAACTTATGGGTAGTACAGTTACACAG atcTCATGTGGAGAAAGTCATACATTGGCATTAGTGCCATCACGGGGTAGAGTTTATGCATGGGGTTTGGGTCGGTCAGGACAATTGGGTAATGGTACTATACTTAGTGCAATGATTCCAAAAGTGGTACATGGACCATGGGTTTCACCTAATGGTGTTTCAACAATGGATCTTGATGAAGAGTCTAGTCTTTCCGAAACAGACTATATAGTTAGACATATTTTTACTGGTGGAAATCATTGTTTTGCAACTGTAGTTCCTCGGAAA GATAATATAGAACCAGACGACTGTAGAATACTAGGATCGTCTTATCAAATTCTTAGAATAAATGAAGAACAATTGATGGCATGTCAAAGAGTTCCAAGTTCACCCATTGATCATGACCTTATGAT GTATTTAGAGACAGTATTTAAAAGTGAAGCTTGTATAAATGGATCATTTTTACTTAATAATGATAATCACTATGGATGTTCAAGTAAACAACATGGACTGGATCTTGATCAAGCTAGTAGATCATTCGGAATTATTAGAGAATTGGACAATAACGCAATTCAAGAACTG atatttacTTGTATATCAGAGAGCTTGATTCCTTCCTTTGTTAGTTTATCACCTAGCATAAATTATCTAGAGTCATTAAGAATCTACTTAATATTACCTTTGTATCATGGTTTTGCAAATCCACTTAATTGCAATGTATTACATAAACAATTCTGCAAAGCTGTTTTAACATTAAAACCAAAGAAACTTCAAGTTATAACTAAATGGTGGAGTAATGCGCCAGCGCATTATTTTGAAAGATTGGTTAGAATTCATAAATCAGTCGTTCTTGAATATGTAGAACAATCCAAATCAAATAAG GAGGTATCATGGgacacgacacttcaacttgtCTTGGATCTACtacatttattaaatacattaaactATGAAGGAAACATAGTACCTTACGCTACGTTTCACTTACCAGAATTGGTAGATTTTATAGACATTAGAAATGATTACACAAAGTGGATTACAGAAAAGGAATCTGGTTCT cACCAGAAGGTATTCTGTAATTATCCTTTTCTTCTTGATGCTCAAGCAAAGACGATATTGCTTCAAACGGACCAAGCTCTTCAG ATGGAGTCAGCAATGAATGTGGCTCAACATTATTCTCCTGGAGGACAAATGTATAGTGGTCCATTAATTCTAAGCGCGCTTTATAGTTCTAACTTTGTACTATTAAACGTTTCACGTGAAAATATAGTTGCAGACACTTTATTAGTATTGTCCCAATATGATTCTAGTGATCTAAAAAAACCTGTTCGA GTAAAATTTCATGGTGAAGAAGCAGAAGATGCAGGCGgagttaaaaaagaattttttatgcttttattaaaagaaatactTAACCCTAAGTATGGTATGTTTAAGCAATATGAAGAAACCAGAATTATTTGGTTCACTGAAGATAGTTATGAGGATGAAAACATGTATTTTCTAATTGGTGTCCTTTGTGGACttgttatttacaattttattattattgatttacCATTTCCATTAGCACTATTCAAAAAGTTATTACACGAACCAGTTGGACTAATCGATGTTAAAGAAATATCACCAATACTCGCTAA aaGCATGCAAAGTATACTTGATTATGAGGAATCAAACTTTGAGGAagttttttgtttatattttgaaGTTGTTAGAGAAGTATTTGGCGAGAAAATAATACACGAATTAATACCGGAAGGTAGTAAAGTTCCTGTTACGTTGAAAAATAA GCAGCAATTTGTTGACTTGTATGTAGATTATGTACTGAACAAATCTGTGGAATctcattttcaagaattttacaAAGGTTTTCATAAAGTTTGTGGTGGACGAGTATTGGAGTTATTTCATAGTTACGAATTAATGGCAGTAGTAGTAGGAAATGAAGATTATGATTGGGAGGAGTTAGAAAGAAGTACAATATATAGTGAAGGATATTCAAAAAATGATCCTACTATTATACTATTTTGGCAAGTATTTCGTGAACTGACtttggaggagaagaagaagtttttattgtatttaactGGATGCGATAGAGTACCGATACAAGGCATGAAAGCAATCAGG ATTACAATACAACCGATGCCGGATGAACGTATGTTGCCCGTCGCCCACACATGCTTTAATGTCCTTGATCTTCCACGATATCAAACCCGAGAAAGATTACGATATAAGTTACTACAAGCTATTCAACAAACCCATGGTTTCTCGTTAGTCTGA